A genome region from Ottowia testudinis includes the following:
- a CDS encoding C40 family peptidase, protein MILLAAGIHTANAAPTQDELGNLLTQKGLATRLGDSIQQATDRAAELVMNAMGSLGVPYRMGGTSADTGFDCSGFVRAMVQQTAGLLLPRTAADQAASTAKIEKAELKPGDLVFFNTMRRSYSHVGIYMGDGKFIHSPRSGSHVRVESMNIGYWQNRFDGARRVLSGEQSAKAANSSRVIDRDSPAPTTVRLGGSFGRSAPETAAPATPAAGDSSI, encoded by the coding sequence TTGATACTGCTTGCAGCCGGTATTCACACCGCCAATGCGGCCCCCACCCAGGATGAATTGGGCAATCTTCTGACGCAGAAGGGCCTGGCCACTCGCTTGGGTGACTCCATTCAACAAGCCACCGACCGCGCCGCCGAGCTGGTCATGAACGCCATGGGCTCGCTGGGCGTGCCTTACCGCATGGGCGGCACCTCGGCCGACACGGGTTTCGATTGCAGCGGCTTCGTGCGCGCCATGGTCCAGCAAACCGCCGGCCTGCTGCTGCCGCGCACCGCCGCCGACCAAGCCGCTTCCACCGCCAAGATCGAGAAGGCCGAGCTGAAGCCCGGTGACCTGGTGTTCTTCAACACCATGCGCCGCAGCTACAGCCACGTCGGCATCTATATGGGCGATGGGAAGTTCATCCATTCGCCGCGCTCGGGTTCGCACGTGCGGGTCGAGAGCATGAACATCGGCTACTGGCAAAACCGCTTTGACGGCGCGCGCCGCGTGCTCAGCGGCGAACAGAGCGCCAAAGCCGCCAATTCGTCGCGTGTGATCGACCGCGACTCGCCCGCCCCCACCACGGTGCGCCTGGGCGGCAGCTTCGGCCGCTCGGCGCCCGAAACAGCC
- a CDS encoding PQQ-dependent sugar dehydrogenase: MIAGLTWSQASAMPKAQTVASGLQHPWAVAFLPEGRFLVTERPGRLRVVEADGKLQPPMQGLPEVAAGGQGGLLDVITDSDFGRNRTIYFCFSEPGAGTTNSTALARARLSADLKRLDGVKIIFSQRPKVSSSAHFGCRIVERRVDGKPDGTLFLTLGDRFSRRDDAQTLNNHHGKIVRVGKDGSVPKDNPFVGQAGVLPDIWSLGHRNVQGATLAPDGTFWTHEHGAQGGDEINLPQPGQNHGWPLVSLGVNYDGSKIGTGESAKPGLAPPLHHWTPSIAPSGMVFLTSDRYGSGWKGNLFAGSLKFQYLNRIELKDGKVVAEHKLLEDVGQRMRDVRQGPDGLLYVVTDSPAGKLIRLLPN; encoded by the coding sequence ATGATCGCCGGGCTGACGTGGTCTCAGGCATCGGCCATGCCCAAGGCGCAGACAGTGGCCAGCGGCCTGCAGCACCCTTGGGCGGTGGCGTTCTTGCCCGAGGGGCGCTTTCTGGTCACCGAACGGCCCGGCCGGCTGCGCGTGGTCGAGGCCGACGGCAAGCTGCAACCACCTATGCAGGGCTTGCCCGAAGTGGCCGCGGGCGGGCAGGGCGGGCTGCTGGACGTGATCACCGATTCAGACTTTGGCCGCAACCGCACCATCTACTTCTGCTTTTCCGAACCCGGCGCCGGCACCACCAACAGCACGGCGCTCGCGCGCGCCCGGCTGTCGGCCGATTTGAAGCGGCTGGACGGCGTGAAGATCATCTTCAGCCAGCGGCCCAAGGTCAGCAGCAGCGCGCACTTTGGCTGCCGCATCGTCGAGCGGCGGGTGGATGGCAAGCCGGACGGTACTTTGTTTCTGACCCTGGGCGACCGATTTTCGCGCCGCGACGACGCGCAAACGCTGAACAACCACCACGGCAAGATCGTGCGCGTCGGCAAGGATGGCAGCGTGCCCAAGGACAACCCCTTCGTCGGCCAAGCGGGCGTGCTGCCCGATATCTGGAGCCTCGGCCACCGCAACGTGCAAGGCGCCACACTGGCGCCGGATGGCACGTTTTGGACGCACGAACACGGTGCGCAAGGCGGCGACGAGATCAATCTGCCGCAACCCGGCCAGAACCACGGCTGGCCGCTGGTGAGTTTGGGCGTCAACTACGACGGCAGCAAGATCGGCACCGGCGAGAGCGCCAAGCCCGGCTTGGCGCCGCCCTTGCACCACTGGACACCGTCGATCGCGCCCTCGGGCATGGTTTTTTTAACCAGCGATCGCTATGGATCCGGATGGAAGGGCAACCTGTTCGCCGGTTCGCTCAAGTTCCAATACCTGAACCGCATCGAGCTGAAGGACGGCAAGGTGGTGGCCGAGCACAAGCTGCTCGAGGACGTGGGCCAGCGCATGCGCGACGTGCGTCAGGGTCCCGACGGCCTGCTCTACGTGGTGACCGACAGCCCCGCCGGCAAGCTGATCCGATTACTACCAAATTAA